CTTGACGAAGTCGTCGTGGTCGGCTACGGTATCCAGAAGAAGAAACTGGTCACCGGCTCCACCGTCCAGGTCAAGGGAGACGAGCTGGTCAAGCTCAATTCCACCAACGCGCTGGGCGCCATGCAGTCCTCCACCCCCGGTGTCAGCATCATGTCCTCCTCCGGTCAGCCCGGCGAAGGATACAATGTGAGCATCCGCGGTATGGGTACCACCGGCACCTACGCTCCGTTCTACGTCATCGACGGCGTCCCGGGCGGTGACATCAACTCCCTCAACCCCTCCGACATCGAGAGCATCGACGTGCTGAAGGACGCCGCTTCCTGCGCCATCTATGGTTCGCGCGGCGCCAACGGCGTCATCCTCGTCACCACCAAGCAGGGCAAGCCCGGCAAGTTGACCGTCACCTACGACGGCTTCTTCGGCATCCAGAATGTCCAGCGCATGCCTGAGCTCCTGACCGCCCAGCAGTACATGGACATCCAGGACCAGGTCAACTTCAACATGGGCAAGGCCCCCATCGACTGGGCCGGCACCCTGAGCCCCGAGTTCTACAACGACATCAAGAGCGGCGCCTTCACCGGCACCAACTGGCTGGAAGCGATCCGCAACGAGAACGCTCCGTACACCAACCACGCCATCAACCTGGTCGGCGGCTCGGACGTCTCCAAATTCTCGATGGGCGTCAGCTACACCGACCAGGAAGGTATCTTCGGCAAGCCGGTCGCTTCCAACTACAAGCGCGTGACCGTCCGTCTCAACTCCGACCACGTGATCTGGCGCAAGAACGGCCTGGACATCATCACCTTCGGTGAGAATGTCTCCTTCACGAGCAGCCAGAAGAGCGGCATCGGTATCGGCAACCACTACTGGAACGACGTCTACAACGCTCTTTCCGCCAACCCGCTCGTCCCCATCTTCCAGAAGGACGGCAGCTACACCGCGTATGACTGGCTGAGCGGCAGCGGCATCTGGAACCTCGACACGTACACCAGCAACCCGGTCGCCGCGATGGTCTATTCTTCCCGCGGCAACAACGACAGCCACAACTACGGTCTGAACATGGCCGCCAACCTCCGCGTCCAGCCCATCAAGGGCCTGACCTGGAAGAGCCAGTTCGGCTACCAGATGAGCGCATACACCTACCGCTCCTTCGGCCTGTCCTACAAACTCACCAACTACGCCTTCTCCGACACCGACTCCGTGAGCCAAAACGCCGGCGCCGGCTGGAACTGGTCCTGGGAGAACACCGTCAACTACGTGTTCGACATCCAGGGCAAGCACCACTTCGACGTCCTCGTCGGTAGCTCCCTCTCGCACAGCGGTTTCGGTGAGGAAGTCGGCGCGACCAACAGCGAGGCCCTCTGGCCCAACAGCTGGAAATACGCCTATATCGGCAACACCTCCGGCGACCCGTCCCTGACCGACATTTCCGGTACCACCTGGGGCGACAGCGGCCGGGCTTCCTTCTTCGGCCGTATCAACTACGACTACGCCGAGAAATACATGCTCACCCTCATCCTCCGCCGGGACGGCTCTTCCAACTTCATGCGCGGTCACCGCTGGGGCACCTTCCCCTCCGTCTCCGCCGGTTGGGTGGTCTCCAACGAAAGCTGGTGGAATGCCCGCGCGATCAACTTCCTCAAGCTGCGCGGCAGCTGGGGACAGACCGGTAACGACGCCATCAGCGACTTCCAGTACCTGGCCACCATCGCCGTGGGTGCGGCCGACGGCGGCTACTCCTTCTACACGGGCCCGACCGCGACGACGTCCGGCACCGGCGCCTATGCCGACAAGCTCGCCAACCCCGACATCCACTGGGAGACTTCCCAGCAGCTTGACCTCGGTTTCGACGCCCGCATGTTCGACAACCGCCTGAACATCGCGTTCGACTGGTACCAGAAAGACACCAAGGACTGGCTGGTCGGCGCCCCGGCTCCGGGTCACTTCGGCGCCAACCCGCCGTTGATCAACGGCGGTGACGTCCGCAACACCGGTGTCGAGCTCGCCCTCAACTGGAGCGACGCCCGCAGCAAGGACTTCTCCTACAGCATCGGAGTCAACGGTT
The sequence above is a segment of the Bacteroidales bacterium WCE2004 genome. Coding sequences within it:
- a CDS encoding TonB-linked outer membrane protein, SusC/RagA family, with protein sequence MKEKLLTCLLALVASVSLMAQNVAVSGVVSDQTGPVIGASVFEKDTDNGTVTDLDGKFSLLVKPGATLVISSIGYATQEIPVGSQRVFDVILEEDNEFLDEVVVVGYGIQKKKLVTGSTVQVKGDELVKLNSTNALGAMQSSTPGVSIMSSSGQPGEGYNVSIRGMGTTGTYAPFYVIDGVPGGDINSLNPSDIESIDVLKDAASCAIYGSRGANGVILVTTKQGKPGKLTVTYDGFFGIQNVQRMPELLTAQQYMDIQDQVNFNMGKAPIDWAGTLSPEFYNDIKSGAFTGTNWLEAIRNENAPYTNHAINLVGGSDVSKFSMGVSYTDQEGIFGKPVASNYKRVTVRLNSDHVIWRKNGLDIITFGENVSFTSSQKSGIGIGNHYWNDVYNALSANPLVPIFQKDGSYTAYDWLSGSGIWNLDTYTSNPVAAMVYSSRGNNDSHNYGLNMAANLRVQPIKGLTWKSQFGYQMSAYTYRSFGLSYKLTNYAFSDTDSVSQNAGAGWNWSWENTVNYVFDIQGKHHFDVLVGSSLSHSGFGEEVGATNSEALWPNSWKYAYIGNTSGDPSLTDISGTTWGDSGRASFFGRINYDYAEKYMLTLILRRDGSSNFMRGHRWGTFPSVSAGWVVSNESWWNARAINFLKLRGSWGQTGNDAISDFQYLATIAVGAADGGYSFYTGPTATTSGTGAYADKLANPDIHWETSQQLDLGFDARMFDNRLNIAFDWYQKDTKDWLVGAPAPGHFGANPPLINGGDVRNTGVELALNWSDARSKDFSYSIGVNGSYNKNRITRIANEEGIMHGPVNVVQGIDELYRAQVGYPIGYFWTYKSEGVFQNQAEIDAWKAAGKGTIVSDVVPGDLKFADLNNDGVINDADKSMTGDPNPDFNVGLNFSVYYKGFDLAVSGYGMFGQQVFRAYRRYSDSQWNNYTTEVYGYWHGEGTSNHFPRLVAGTNYNFMNNSDIFIEDADFFRIQTITLGYDFKRLWKNAPFGKCRLYVQAQNPFCFTAFKGLDPEVGTSSGFDSWAKGIDLGYYPQAKSLLVGLNLEF